Genomic window (Paenibacillus sp. 37):
CTGAAATGCAAGCGATGGCTGAACACATTCTGGCTGCGGAACAGATTTTTGTAGCAGGAGCAGGCCGGTCAGGACTTATGGGAAAGGCTTTTGCCATGAGACTGATGCAGATGGGGCTTCGTGTATATGTGGTGGGCGAGACCGTTACACCCGGGATCAGCTCGAAGGATTTCCTCTTGCTGTGCTCTGGCTCAGGAGAGACAGGCAGTCTCGCAGCGATGGCTAAGAAGGCTAGTCAAGCAGGAGCACCTGTCGGCCTGATTACGATCAAGCCAGAGTCCACGATTGGTCAATTGGCAACTACGGTAGTGCGCCTTCCGGCTTCAGCCAAAGAGGACACAGCGACTTCCGGAGCGGAAGTAACCATCCAGCCAATGGGCTCGCTGTTTGAACAGGGACTGTTAATCGGCATGGATGCTCTCATCCTTACGATGATGGAAATGAAGGGTATGACCGGAGCGGATATGTTTGGCCGCCACGCGAACCTGGAATAGTGAATAGATGAAAGACCGGAATCCTTTGATCATGAAGGGTTCTGGTCTTTTCTGCGATACATAATCATTCATCTGTATAGATTTTATCCGTGATTTTCAGTTAAACTTTGCATCCCGTGCAGGCTGTAGTAGAATTAATAGATAGCTGTATCGAATGAATGTACTTATTACATCATGCATGGAGCGGAAAGCTTCCCTGGTGTGAAGTGTCCCCGTGATATGTGTAATATACGCGATATAAGATTGAAGATGAGGGGGCTCGGAGCAATGGCAGCCGAAGTCAAGGAACGGATTAATTTGAAAGAAATCAACTGTGAGAAGGAATTGACCCTTGCGGTGATTGGTGGCAAATGGAAACTGATTATTTTGTGGCATTTGGGTCTGGAAGGCACCAAACGTTTCAGTGAGCTGAAACGCCTAATCCCTCATATTACCCAGAAGATGCTGACCAACCAGCTTCGTGAGCTGGAGGAAGACAAGCTGATTGAGCGCAAGGTGTATGCAGAGGTCCCTCCTCGGGTGGAATATACGTTGACAGATCACGGCCAGAGCCTGATGCCTGTGCTGCACGCAATGTATAACTGGGGTAAAAATTACGGTGAAAATGTAATCTGGAAAGAAAGCTAAATAGTAAGATTTACAATGAACCGCCGGAAAATGGATACTTCCATAACCAGCGGTTTTTTAGTTACTTTTAAACCATGGTCACATGAGCAAAAGTTTATACGAAACGCAGAGGACAGAAATAGCTAGAAGAAGCGGAGCTAAAAGCTTTCTGAAAGAAAGCTACATCGGAAGCATACACCTCGCCTTTTTTCCAGATGCCCCTTTTATATAGATTGAACTAAACATTCACACGAGAACGTAGAGGACAGAAAGAACCTGAAGAAGCGGAGCGTTCGCCTTTATCACCGGATTTTCACCTTTATAAAATTGAATCAAAAAATTAGGGGATAACAGCGATCGGAAGGTTGTTCTGTCATCGGAGTGGTAAGTGTGAATATTCTTTAGTCCAATCTATATTCTCCTGAACCAAAAGTCTCATTATTTGCAAATGTCATGTATACATAAACCGATTATGATACGATGAGAGATATTGGAAAATGCAAGGAGGATGACAACTAAAGATGGAAAAAATACGTACACGTGCTGAGGTAGATCAGGAAACCACATGGGATCTGAAAGACTTGTTTGTAACCGATGTAGAGTGGGAGCAAGAGCTTCGATCACTTCCTGAGGCTGCTGCCCAGATTGAAACATTCAAAGGACGTCTGGGCGAAGGCGCTGAACAATTGCTGGCTTGTCTGGATGCGCGTGAAGCTTTGCAGGAGCGTATCGGCAAGACGGCTTCTTATGCCCGCTTGAAGCAGTCAGAGGACAGCACCAATCCGGACAATATCGAGAATTCAGCTAAAGCAGGAGATATCCTATCGAATCTGTCGTCGTCCTTGTCTTTTGTTAATTCGGAGATCGTTGATCTGCCGGAGGGAACCGTTGAACGTTACCTTGAAGAACTTCCGGGATTGCAGCCGTATGCGCGGAGTTTGGAGCGTTTAATTGGAGAAAAAGCACATCGGCTTACGCCAGAGACCGAGAAGGTACTGGCTTCACTAGGAGAGGTACTGGATTCACCATACCGTATCTATCTGCGCGGTAAACTGGCAGACATGACGTTTGACGATGCTCTTGATGGAGAAGACAATAATCGGCCACTGTCCTGGTCATTCTATGAGAATAATTATGAGATGTCGTCCGATACCAAGCTTCGTCGTTCTGCTTATGTTGCATTCAGCTCGACTTTAAATGATTACAAAAATACGTTTGCAGAAGGTTATGCAACCGAAGTGAAGAAGCAAGTTGTGTTATCCAGGCTGCGTGGTTACGACGATGTTACAGATATGCTTCTCAGCCCACAACAAGTGAGCAAAGAGATGTACAATAATATTCTGGATATTATCCAGCAGGAACTCGCACCTCATATGCGCAGACTGGCGGCTCTCAAGAAACGTGAGCTGGGTCTGGACAAGCTGATGTTCTGTGATCTGAAGGCCCCGCTTGATCCAGAATTTAGTCCCGCCATTACATATGATGAGGCGTGCACACTCATCCGAGAAGCACTTGATGTGCTTGGGCCAGAGTATGGCGAGATCGTAGAGCGCGCATTCAGTGAACGCTGGGTGGATTACGCAGATAATGCAGGCAAATCCACAGGGGCATTTTGTTCCTCTATATATGGTTCACACTCCTATATCTTGATCTCATGGGCGAACAATATGCGCGGAGCATTTACACTTGCCCATGAAGTGGGACATGCAGGCCACTTTATGCTTGCGGGACGTTACCAACGGCTCACGAATACAAGACCATCGCTTTATTTCATTGAGGCACCATCGACCATGAATGAAATGCTGCTGGCAGATCATCTATTGAAGCGTTCCGATAATCCGAGAATGCGTCGTTGGGTCATTTTGCAACTGTTGAATACGTATTACCATAACTTCGTTACGCATCTACTGGAAGGTGAATTGCAGCGCAGGGTATATGCACTCGCAACTAATGATGAGCCGATTACGGCGAAGACGTTAAGTCAGCTCAAAGGGAACATCCTCTCTGAATTCTGGGGACCTGATCTGGTGATTGATGAAGGGGCCAAGCTCACGTGGATGAGACAACCTCATTATTATATGGGTCTATATCCATATACCTATGCGGCAGGTTTGACCGCTTCCACAGCGGCAGCACAGCAGATTCGGGAAGAAGGACAGCCGGCGGTAGATCGCTGGCTTGAAGCACTCAAAGCCGGTGGAAGTCTCACGCCGCAGGAGTTAATGAAGCTTGCAGGTGTCGATATGTCCGGACCCGAGCCGATTCGCTCTGCGGTTGCTTATGTCGGCAGTCTGGTCGACGAACTTGAACGTCTGTATTCCTGATCTGGTTCATATAGTATATGGACAAGGCAGAACGGGTTGTCTGCATGCACCGCCTTCCTTGCGTGGGGGCGGTGCATCTTATTTTGCAAGGGGAAAGGAACGATGATGAATGGCGTTAACGAGCGTGTCCTCATCGATGGGCCAATTAAGCGTGGACGGCTTTGGTGTGTTTGACGACATGAGTGGAGTACCGGGTTTTGAAGGCAATCAGGGTGGTTTTTTTTCGGGATTGAATGAGTTTGGTGCCATGGGTGCGTTTGTTTCCATTTTTATTGGTGCCGTATTTCTTATTGTTGCGGGTGTGATTGTATATGCCATCATCTCAGGGGTACGCACATGGTCATCGAATAACGCAGCGGCCTTGTTAACCCTGCACTCAACGGTGGTGGCCAAACGAACGGAAGTATCAGGTGGCAGCGGGGATAGCAGTGCGACTACCCGGTATTATGTTACATTTGAATTCGACAATGGGGAGCGCGCTGAACTAATTGTTGGCGGAAACCATTATGGCATGATGGTGGAAAATGATCGAGGGATGCTGACGTATCAAGGGACACGTTTCAAGCATTTTGAGAGAGATGTACAGCCCCAGTCGGGAGTAAACAATGGTCAATTTTATACGTAAAACAAGAACTGCGGCTCCTCCCAAGTGGGAGAGAGTCGTTTTTAGTATACCCAAAAGAAAGAAAAACCGAAGGGTATTCAAACGCTTACAATGGTGATATACTCGTAAAATAAAGTAAAACAGTATTAAACAAAAACAAACAAACAATAAATACAGCATAAAGTACAGGATTACGGACTGAAATAAGAGATGCCGTTTGGAAAATAGGATGGGTTCGAAAGGTTGGTGAAGCGCGGTGAGTGTGCTGGCTTATGATTTGGGCGCTGGGAGCGGGAGAGCGCTATTAGGACATCTGAATGATCGAGGGATCGAAACGAGCGAAATTCATCGGTTCAAGAATGAACCAGTGAAGGTTGGCGAGCGGATGCACTGGGATATTCTGCGTTTGCATCATGAATTGTTGCAAGGGCTTACTCTTGTGAAACAGCAGGGGGAACAGCCGGAGAGCCTGGGGATCGATTCCTGGGGCGTTGATTTTGGTCTGCTTGGCAGTAATGGTGAGCTTCTGGGTAACCCGTATCATTACCGTGATACACAGTTTAACGGCATGATGGATCAGGTACGCCGAGAACTGAGCTCCCAGCGAATCTTTGAACGTACAGGGATTCAGTTTCTTAGCTTTAATACCCTGTATCAGTTGGCAACCCTTCAACGTAGCGGTTCTCCGCTTCTTCATGAAGCAGAGCGGTTTCTCATGATTCCGGATCTGCTTCGATATTTTCTGACGGGAGAAGCCGTGAATGAGTTCACCAATGCAACGACAACACAAATATATAATCCATCGGAGGGTCAATGGGACGGTGAGTTGCTGAAGCATATTCGCATTTCGGAGAAACTCTTTGGTGAAGTGGTGATGCCAGGCACCCGTGTTGGACAATTGCGCAGTAGCATCTGTAACGACCTTGGCCTTTCTCCTATACCTGTGATCGCCGTTGCGGAGCATGATACGGGTTCAGCCGTTGTGGCTGTTCCTGCAACGGAACGTTCATTTGCTTACTTGAGCTGTGGAACCTGGTCCCTGATGGGTACGGAGATAGATCATCCTGCGGTAAGTAGCCAGAGTCTGGCTTTGAACTTCACGAATGAAGGCGGGGCGGGTGGAACATTCCGTCTGCTGAAGAACATTATGGGCTTATGGATTTTGCAGGAAAGCATGCGAGAGTGGGACCGCCAAGGGCAGGGAATTAGCTATGATGCGTTATTGGCAAAGGCTGAACAGGCACCTCCATTTGCCAGTTTGTTTGATCCGGATGATGAACTGTTTATGCCAGCAGGAGATATGACGGCGCGTATACGTCAGTATTGCCGTGATACAGGGCAAGTGGTGCCAGAAGATCAGGGGGCTATTGCCCGGGCAATTCTGGAAAGTCTTGCATTGAAGTATAGAAGAGTCCTGGGATGGACGGAACAATTGTCGGGGCAGACGTTCAACGGATTGCATATGGTCGGAGGAGGTATCCAGAACCGCCTGTTATGTCAGTGGACTGCAAATTCCATTGGCAAGCCGGTATGGGCAGGTCCGGCAGAGGGAAGTGCCATCGGGAATATGGCCGTGCAATGGATGGCGAGTGGAGCTTTTAAAGATATCTGGGAGGCCCGTAAGGCCATTCGAGATTCATTTCCGGTAACTACGTATGAGCCGCAAGACAGGTCAATCTGGGAAGATGCTTACGGCAGATTTCTGCGTGTGACGGCTTCATCTAATTCACAAGCGGGGAGTGAGGTGTAACATGCTGGCAGCCGAGCGGTATGACCGAATTGTGGAGATGGTGAATGTAAAGGGCAGTATGCGTGTATCCGAGCTTAGTGAGCGCTGCCGGGTGACGGAGGAAACCATCCGGCGTGACCTGGATCGGCTGGAACAGGCAGGACGACTACGCCGATCTCACGGTGGTGCAGTGAGTGTGAAGGAAGATCAACCGGAGATCCCTTACCGGATCAGGGAGACAACCCATGCGGAAGAGAAAAAGCGGATTGCACAAGCGGCTCTGGCGATGATTAATCCGGGTGATCGCATTCTGTTGGATGCGAGCACAACGGCAGGTTATATGGCAGCGAACATGCCGGATTTCCCGCTGACGGTTTTAACCAACTCGATTCAAATCGCCACTGAACTCAGCAGCCGTGACAAGGTTGAGGTCATCTCAACAGGGGGCCAGTTGGCATCTCGCTCGTTGTCTTTTGTTGGGCCGCTCGCGGAGCGTTCTCTGGAAACGTATCACGTGGATAAAATGTTCATGTCGTGCAAAGGTGTACATCTCGAAGGTGGCGGAATCAGTGAATCCAATGAACTCCAGGCAAGGCTGAAGCAGAAGATGGTTGGCATATCCGATCAGGTCATCTTACTTGCCGATGCCAGTAAATTTGGTGTCCGTGCTTTTGCCCGAGTATCCGGGTTAAATGCAGTCCATACGATCGTTACCGATCAGCCATTGGAGGCTGAACAGACAGAACGTTTGAGCGGATACGACATAGGGATTATTACAGTTTAAGCTTTTAGAATTTACTAATATAAAATGAACTAAACATTTACACCAAACGGAGAGGACAGAAATAACTTGAAGAAGCGAAGCGTGGCCTTTATCCCCGGATTTTACCCTTTAAAAAGTAAATTTAAAAATCTGGGGATAACAGCGATCGGAAGGTTATTCTGTCATCGGAGTGTTCATTGTAAATATTCTTATTCAATATTTTTAGTCAATCATCTACTAATCAGTTAATAGGAGCGTGTAATTATGAAGGTCTCCTTATTCATTACCTGCCTCAGCGATGCCATCTATCCCCGAGTGGGGGAGGCCATGGTCAGATTGCTCGCCGCTCATGGCGTTCGGTTGGATTTTCCACCGGTTCAGACCTGCTGCGGTCAGCCTTCCTACAATAGCGGGTACTGGGATGAGACTCGGGTAGCGGCCAAGACAATTCTTGAAGCATTTGACGACAGTGATTTTGTGGTATGTCCTTCGGGATCGTGTACGTATATGATTCATCATTATCCCGAGCTGTTCGCGGATGAACCGGTGTGGCTGGAGAAGGCGAAACGATTGGAAGCCAAGGCCTATGAATTCACTCAATTCCTCGTTCAGGTACTCGGGATAACCGATCTGGGCGCACATTTTCCGCACAAAGTAACCTATCATCCATCCTGTCATGGCAGCCGTCTGCTGGGTGTAAAGGATGAACCGATGGCATTGCTATCCCAAGTAAAGGGACTGGAATTGGTTCCACTGCCGTTTGCTGAGGATTGCTGCGGGTTTGGGGGTACGTTTGCCATTAAAATGTCCGATATTTCGGGAGCGATGGTGACGGAGAAAGTTGATCATGTCAAAGAGACCCAAGCCGAAGTGCTGGTTGGTCTGGACATGGCCTGTCTGATGAATATCGCAGGTAATCTGCGTTATCGGAATGAACCGGTGCGTGTGATGCATCTGGCGGAACTACTGTATGAGGGGGTGCGAACAGGATGAGCCAACCGGGAGTTATGGATACGACGGTCAAAGAACGTGCCGGACTGGCCTTGAATGATGATTTTCTGCGTAAGGCGGTCAAATTCACAACAGAACGATTGCGTAACGGGAAGAAGTCGGCCTCAGAAGAACATGGAAACTGGGATGAATGGCGGGAACGTGGACGTCAGATTCGTCTGCATACGATTGCGCATCTGGATTATTATCTGAATGAATTTGTGAATAACGCCCGTGCGAACGGGGTCCATATTCATTTTGCAGATACATCGGTAGAAGCAGCGGCGATTGCACTCGATATTGCGGCTCACAAACAGGCGTCTACAGTGGTAAAGTCCAAATCGATGGTGTCGGAGGAAGTACATCTGAATCATGTGCTGGAGTCGGCGGGCATTGAAGCTATCGAGACCGACCTGGGTGAATACATCATACAGTTGGCAGGCGAAGCCCCATCTCATATTGTCATTCCAGCCATCCATAAGAACCGCTATCAGATTGCAGAGTTGTTATCGAAGGAAGCGGGTGAAATTCTGGAGCCGGACACAACGGTACTTGCCGGATTTGTTCGCAAAAAGCTGCGCGAGAAATTCCTTGAAGCAGATATCGGCATGACCGGCTGCAATTTTGCGATTGCAGAGACAGGTTCCATGGTTTTGTTCGAAAATGAAGGCAATGCCCGTATGGTATCCACTGTTCCAAAAACGCAGATTACACTGATGGGTATGGAGCGGATCATCCCGTCGTGGACGGATCTGGAGGTCATGGCAACCTTGTTGCCGCGTTCTGCAACAGGTCAGAAACTGACAATGTACATGTCAGGCATCACAGGTCCGCGTCGTACAGCGGATGCCGATGGACCAGATGAAATGCACATTATTATCGTGGACAACGGTCGATCCTTACAGCTCGGTGATCCTGAATTCCAGGAGTTGCTGAATTGTATTCGCTGTGGTGCTTGTCTGAATGCTTGCCCGGTATATCGTCATATTGGAGGTCATGCCTACGGCGGAACCTATAGTGGTCCGATTGGCGCGGTACTGACACCTGCACTCAATGGCAACATTGATGAATGGAACGATATTGCGGGTGCATCGAGTCTGTGCGGAGCCTGTTATGAAGCATGTCCAGTTAAAATTCCATTGCATGATATGCTCGTTTATCTACGCAGGCGTAAAGTGGAAGATGGCCATGGAAACAAAATGGAAAGCATGGGCATGAAGGGATTTGCTGCCGTTGTATCCAATTCCAAACGTTTCAGTGCGGCCATACGTCTGGGACAGATCGGGCAGAAGGCAGTTGTGCGCAACAACGGCATTTCTCTCAAGCTGGGTCCACTCAAAGGCTGGAACAATTATCGGGTTGCGCCAAGTCTCGCCAAGAAATCCTTCCGGCAACAATGGAACAAGCTGGATCAGGAACTGAACGAGGAGCAACAAGCCATGGATTCTTCCGTTCGCAGCCGTATGGAGCAGATTATTCGTGAACGAGAAGAAGGGGAGGGGAAGAAGCATGGTCACTGAACATCAGCAATGGCTTGCACAATTGGAGAAGAAGTCCATTGAGAAACAGGAGCAGTTTATGAATGACATTGCTTCGAAATTGAGAAGACCAAGGCAACGCCAAGCGCCGACCCAACCCTTTCGGGGAGCACCCGACTTTTGGACTGAATTGGAATGGGATGAAGAGAAGCGTATTCAAGCATTTACGGATAACTTTGTAAGTGTAGGCGCCCACATTGCCCGGGTTCAGAACATGGAAGAAGTGTCTCAATTTATTGCTAACAAATCTCATGAACTGAGTGCCAAATACATCATTCGTCAGAATGAAAAGGCATTACAGGATCTCGGATTGGAAGAGCAGCTTCCCGATGTGCAGATCTCAGTCTGGAATAGTCAAGCCGATGAGAACTGGAAGGTTCGTGCAGCTGAGGCTGATATCGGTGTGGTCATGGCGGATTATGCAACAGCATACACAGGCTCGGTTACTGTACTTTCTTCACCGGAAAAAGGTCGCTCGGTTAGTCTGTTGCCTACGGTACTCATCATCATTATTCCAGTAGACCGACTGTACACCAGACTGGGGGAGACGCTGGATCGATTTGACGAAGCGGGAAGAGAGAATCTTCCGGCAGGTATCCACTTTATTTCAGGGCCAAGCCGATCTTCCGATATTGAAAATGATTTAACCATTGGGGTACACGGACCAGGCATTGTATATGGTTTAATTATGGGTTAACGGTGTGCTGAGTGTGATGGCACATTATGATTTTGATAACTGTCCAAGATGCAGTATTTGACTGCTGAGGGCAGTTTTTTTATTTGGTCTATTATAGTTAAAAACTATTAAAATTATATTAATTATATATTTCACCTATTAATAGGGTGGGTGTATAATTCTTCTCAAAGAGAGAATTGATGTGAGATACAAAAGTGAAAGAGGAGGATGAATACAGATGAGTATATTTTCTTACCAAGTTCCGTTTATGGAGGGACACAACGGTGATTTTGCTGCTTTTAAAGGGAAGGTTCTGCTTATTGTGAATACAGCAAGTCGGTGCAGCTACTCCCGGCAATTCAGTGAACTTCAGCAGATGTATGAGAAATATGGTGATCAGGGGCTGGAGATTCTGGCGTTTCCATGCAACCAGTTTAACGAGAAAGAACCTGGCAGTAGCGTTGAGATTGCCGAGTATTGCAGGAGTCAGTTTCAGATCTCCTTTCCGATCCTCGAGAAGGTTGAGGTCGTTGGGCAATTCATGCATCCTTTGTTCCGTTATCTGATTGAAGAAGCGCCATTTCAAGGTTATGATCTGGACACGAAAGAAGGACAGTGGATGGACACCTTTGTGAAGGAGAAGCATCCAGAATTGTACCAAGGAGACGGGATCAAATGGAATTTCACCAAATTCCTGGTTGACCGCAGCGGGAACGTCCATGGCCGTTATGAAACGACAGTTGCTCCATTAGAGATGGAGTCGGCTATTCAGATTCTGTTAAAGAAATCATAAGTATATCTTAATCCCTGTCCTGAGGTCCTATGACTTTGGGACTGTTGAAGATTAGAACTGGAAATGTTAGGGTAAAAGAAGATAACGAAGTCCTCCATTTTTTTTATTCAAAAATGACCAATATACCATTTCAGTCAGTTGGTTCTTTGTTGGCTTTATCGTTATCTGGATGAAATGTGAAAAAGTGCAAAAAATAACTTGAATCTGTTGATCTGAAGAGTAAGTGTAATCGCGTCTGTAAATCAAGTCATTATTTTGTAGTTGTAGAACTCTTAACTTGGAAAGAAGGAGTGAGTGTCATGCCACCAATTTCAGTGCCTCAACCAAAAACATTTGGCCCACTGGGCAATTTGCCGCAATTGAACTTTGAAGAGCCGGTGCAGTCCCTGGTGAAACTGGCTGAAGAATATGGACCGATCTTTCGTATGGAGTACCCCGGGCGAAGTGAATTGTATATTTCCGGTCACAAACTGGTCGCCGAGGTAACGGATGAATCCAAATTCGACAAACGTGTGTGGGCACCCCTTGCGAAGGTTCGTGCTTTTGCAGGAGATGGGCTATTTACGAGTTGGACCGAGGAGCCGAATTGGAAAAAAGCCCATAACGTACTGCTGCCAAGTTTCAGTCAACGTGCCATGCAGGGATATCACAACAAAATGATTGATCTGGCTGTGCAGCTGGTTCAGAAATGGTCACGATTGAACCCGGATGAGACGGTTAACGTTCCGGATGATATGACACGTCTTACGCTCGACACGATTGGACTCTGTGGGTTCAACTATCGGTTTAATAGCTTCTACCGGGAAGAACCACATCCATTCATTACGAGTATGGTCCGTGCATTGGATGAATCCATGAGTTCATTGCAGCGACTGCGTCTGCAAGACAAGCTGATGATCACCAAAAAGAAACAGTTTGAACAGGATATCCGTTCCATGTTCTCTTTGGTGGATCACATTATTGCCGAGCGTAAAGAGAAACCGCAGGAAGGCGCAGATGATCTGTTGTCCCACATGCTCAGCGGCAAGGACCCGGAGACAGGAGAAACGCTGGATGATGAGAATATCCGTTATCAGATTATTACATTCCTGATTGCTGGACATGAGACCACAAGTGGACTGTTATCCTTCGCCGTTTATTATCTGATGAAGAATCCGGATACGCTGGCTAAAGCTCAAGCTGAGGTGGATCAGATTCTGAAAGATCCGGTTCCCACGTACAACCAGGTTCGCAATCTGAAGTACGTTCGTATGGTTTTGAATGAAGCCTTGCGGTTGTGGCCGACGGCCCCGGCATTTTCTCTGTATGCAAAAGAGGACACGGTACTTGCGGGTCAATATCCTTTGCAAAAAGGAGACAGCGTCAGTGTACTTATTCCCAAGCTGCATCGTGACCGCGAAGCCTGGGGAGACGATGTAGAGGAATTCCGCCCGGAACGGTTCGAAGATCCGAGCAAAGTGCCGCATGATGCCTATAAACCTTTTGGTAACGGTCAACGGGCCTGCATTGGTCAGCAGTTTGCACTTCAGGAAGCAACGCTGGTACTGGGGATGGTGTTGAAGCATTTTGACTTCATCGATCATTCCGATTATCAGTTAAAGGTGAAAGAAACGCTGACGCTCAAACCGGATAACTTCACCATTCGTGTACGTGCGCGTGGGGGGCAGCCAGTCATGGCCGTTCCGGGTGTAGCGGTCGAAGAACCAAAGCCGGTTGCCAAAAGAACAGAGCCGGATGCGGCCAATGCCCATCACACACCAATGCTTGTTCTGTACGGTTCCAATCTGGGTACAGCCGAAGGCATTGCACGTGAAATTGCCGATACCGCCAGATACCAGGGTTTCCGCAGTGAGGTCGCTGCGCTGGATGATCGTGTTGGCAAACTGCCAAAGGAGGGTGCCGTCATTATTGTCAGTGCATCCTATAACGGTCAGCCGCCAAGTAATGCCAAGATGTTTGTCGAGTGGATTGAACACGCCGATGCCAATGAATTCAAAGGTGTGCGTTTCGCCGTACTTGGATGCGGTGACCACAACTGGGCCAGCACCTATCAGCGTATTCCGCGTTTAATCGATGAACAGTTATCTTCCAGAGGAGCAGAGCGGTTATCACCGCTGGGTGAGTCAGATGCCAGTGGAGATTTCGAGAAACAGGTGGGGGATTGGACAGAGCAATTATGGCCGGATCTCGCACGAACGATGGGACTGAAACTGAACACAAGCTCCAATAGCGAACGCAGTTCACTATCTGTACAGTTTGTCAGTGGGCTCGCCGTAACACCGCTTGCGGATACGTATGATGCTCATGTGGCAGAAGTGCTCGAGAACAGGGAGCTTCACGACGCGGGCAGTGAACGCAGCACACGTCACCTGGAGATCAAATTGCCTGAAGGCATAACCTACAAGGAAGGGGATCACCTGGGCATTCTGCCGCAGAATCCACCGGAACTTGTGGAACGTGTACTTCGTCGATACGGGTTTACCGGAACGGAGCATCTCGTTCTGGATGCATCCGGTCGGAGTGCCGCACATCTACCATTGCATCAACCGGTTAACCTGTATGATCTGCTCAGTCATAGCGTCGAGCTTCAGGAGGCGGCAACTCGTGCGCAGTTGAGAGAAATGGCAGCATACACCGTATGTCCACCGCATAAGAAGGAACTTGAAGCGCTGCTTGATGAATCTGTGTATATGGATGAAGTGCGGAATAAACGGATCTCCATGCTGGATTATCTGGTGAAATATGAGGCATGTGAACTGCCGTTTGAGCGTTTCCTTGAATT
Coding sequences:
- the pepF gene encoding oligoendopeptidase F, whose product is MEKIRTRAEVDQETTWDLKDLFVTDVEWEQELRSLPEAAAQIETFKGRLGEGAEQLLACLDAREALQERIGKTASYARLKQSEDSTNPDNIENSAKAGDILSNLSSSLSFVNSEIVDLPEGTVERYLEELPGLQPYARSLERLIGEKAHRLTPETEKVLASLGEVLDSPYRIYLRGKLADMTFDDALDGEDNNRPLSWSFYENNYEMSSDTKLRRSAYVAFSSTLNDYKNTFAEGYATEVKKQVVLSRLRGYDDVTDMLLSPQQVSKEMYNNILDIIQQELAPHMRRLAALKKRELGLDKLMFCDLKAPLDPEFSPAITYDEACTLIREALDVLGPEYGEIVERAFSERWVDYADNAGKSTGAFCSSIYGSHSYILISWANNMRGAFTLAHEVGHAGHFMLAGRYQRLTNTRPSLYFIEAPSTMNEMLLADHLLKRSDNPRMRRWVILQLLNTYYHNFVTHLLEGELQRRVYALATNDEPITAKTLSQLKGNILSEFWGPDLVIDEGAKLTWMRQPHYYMGLYPYTYAAGLTASTAAAQQIREEGQPAVDRWLEALKAGGSLTPQELMKLAGVDMSGPEPIRSAVAYVGSLVDELERLYS
- a CDS encoding winged helix-turn-helix transcriptional regulator; protein product: MAAEVKERINLKEINCEKELTLAVIGGKWKLIILWHLGLEGTKRFSELKRLIPHITQKMLTNQLRELEEDKLIERKVYAEVPPRVEYTLTDHGQSLMPVLHAMYNWGKNYGENVIWKES
- a CDS encoding rhamnulokinase, encoding MSVLAYDLGAGSGRALLGHLNDRGIETSEIHRFKNEPVKVGERMHWDILRLHHELLQGLTLVKQQGEQPESLGIDSWGVDFGLLGSNGELLGNPYHYRDTQFNGMMDQVRRELSSQRIFERTGIQFLSFNTLYQLATLQRSGSPLLHEAERFLMIPDLLRYFLTGEAVNEFTNATTTQIYNPSEGQWDGELLKHIRISEKLFGEVVMPGTRVGQLRSSICNDLGLSPIPVIAVAEHDTGSAVVAVPATERSFAYLSCGTWSLMGTEIDHPAVSSQSLALNFTNEGGAGGTFRLLKNIMGLWILQESMREWDRQGQGISYDALLAKAEQAPPFASLFDPDDELFMPAGDMTARIRQYCRDTGQVVPEDQGAIARAILESLALKYRRVLGWTEQLSGQTFNGLHMVGGGIQNRLLCQWTANSIGKPVWAGPAEGSAIGNMAVQWMASGAFKDIWEARKAIRDSFPVTTYEPQDRSIWEDAYGRFLRVTASSNSQAGSEV
- a CDS encoding DeoR/GlpR family DNA-binding transcription regulator, translating into MLAAERYDRIVEMVNVKGSMRVSELSERCRVTEETIRRDLDRLEQAGRLRRSHGGAVSVKEDQPEIPYRIRETTHAEEKKRIAQAALAMINPGDRILLDASTTAGYMAANMPDFPLTVLTNSIQIATELSSRDKVEVISTGGQLASRSLSFVGPLAERSLETYHVDKMFMSCKGVHLEGGGISESNELQARLKQKMVGISDQVILLADASKFGVRAFARVSGLNAVHTIVTDQPLEAEQTERLSGYDIGIITV
- a CDS encoding (Fe-S)-binding protein, coding for MKVSLFITCLSDAIYPRVGEAMVRLLAAHGVRLDFPPVQTCCGQPSYNSGYWDETRVAAKTILEAFDDSDFVVCPSGSCTYMIHHYPELFADEPVWLEKAKRLEAKAYEFTQFLVQVLGITDLGAHFPHKVTYHPSCHGSRLLGVKDEPMALLSQVKGLELVPLPFAEDCCGFGGTFAIKMSDISGAMVTEKVDHVKETQAEVLVGLDMACLMNIAGNLRYRNEPVRVMHLAELLYEGVRTG
- the hxlB gene encoding 6-phospho-3-hexuloisomerase, with the translated sequence MGKTQYAADILKELERTLSQIDDAEMQAMAEHILAAEQIFVAGAGRSGLMGKAFAMRLMQMGLRVYVVGETVTPGISSKDFLLLCSGSGETGSLAAMAKKASQAGAPVGLITIKPESTIGQLATTVVRLPASAKEDTATSGAEVTIQPMGSLFEQGLLIGMDALILTMMEMKGMTGADMFGRHANLE
- a CDS encoding DUF2500 domain-containing protein gives rise to the protein MGQLSVDGFGVFDDMSGVPGFEGNQGGFFSGLNEFGAMGAFVSIFIGAVFLIVAGVIVYAIISGVRTWSSNNAAALLTLHSTVVAKRTEVSGGSGDSSATTRYYVTFEFDNGERAELIVGGNHYGMMVENDRGMLTYQGTRFKHFERDVQPQSGVNNGQFYT